In Mercurialis annua linkage group LG6, ddMerAnnu1.2, whole genome shotgun sequence, the following are encoded in one genomic region:
- the LOC126687321 gene encoding serine/arginine-rich splicing factor SR45a isoform X1 → MSYSRRSRYSASPSPYRRYSRSVSRSLSRSRSRSPSRDVENPGNNLYVTGLSPRITKRDLEKHFSTEGEVIDVQLVADPWTRESRGFGFITMSSLAEADRCIKYLNRSVLEGRVITVEKAKRRRGRTPTPGRYMGLRTIRGKLRRNTPSYSPCRSPSYPSYRRSRSGSRYSSERSRSRSYSPYYRGRLRSYSPYYYSRRHRSYSQSQSPYSRRDSRYDSPVDRYYRRHWHDSDSYSPPRRSRRSARSYSRSISPSPRRGYSVSLSPSPRRSYSRSPSPRVRKSSSSRSRRAMASPRRSYSRSPSPRVRKSSSSRSRRAMASPKREPSYSRSPSASPSSRSGSRSGSPSS, encoded by the exons ATGTCTTACTCTAGAAGGTCAAGGTATTCCGCTTCGCCTTCCCCATACAGGCGGTACAGCAGGTCGGTGTCTAGGTCTTTGTCGAGGTCAAGGTCGAG GAGTCCGTCGAGGGATGTGGAAAATCCTGGTAACAATTTGTATGTGACAGGGCTGTCACCTCGGATCACCAAGAGAGATCTTGAGAAGCATTTTTCTACTGAGGGAGAG GTGATTGATGTGCAACTCGTGGCTGATCCATGGACTAGAGAATCTCGTGGATTTGGTTTTATAACCATGTCCTCTCTTGCGGAGGCTGATCGTTGCATTAAGTACTTGAATCGCTCAGTTCTTGAAGGCCGAGTTATCACGGTGGAGAAG GCTAAGAGGCGAAGAGGACGAACTCCTACTCCTGGAAGATACATGGGGCTTAGAACAATTCGTGGCAAGT TGCGACGCAATACACCAAGTTATTCTCCCTGTCGGTCTCCCAGCTATCCTTCTTATCGAAGGAGCCGAAGTGGTTCACGTTATTCATCTGAGCGCAGTAGGAGTAGGTCGTATTCTCCCTACTACAGAGGCCGTCTCCGATCATATTCACCATATTATTACAGTCGCCGACATCGGTCTTACTCTCAATCTCAATCTCCTTACAGCAGGCGTGATTCGAGGTATGACTCACCTGTCGACCGGTACTATAGAAGACATTGGCATGACTCTGATTCTTATAGTCCACCTCGAAGGTCAAGGAGAAGTGCAAGGAGCTACTCACGCAGCATTTCTCCTAGTCCGAGGAGGGGCTACTCTGTTAGCCTCTCCCCTTCACCGAGGAGGAGTTACTCTAGAAGCCCGTCTCCAAGAGTGAGGAAGAGCTCAAGCAGTAGATCTCGAAGGGCTATGGCTTCACCGAGGCGGAGTTACTCTAGAAGCCCGTCTCCAAGAGTGAGGAAGAGCTCAAGCAGTAGATCTCGAAGGGCTATGGCTTCGCCAAAGCGTGAACCTAGTTACTCTAGGAGTCCCAGTGCGAGTCCTAGTTCCAGATCTGGTTCTAGGTCTGGTTCTCCTTCATCTTGA
- the LOC126687321 gene encoding serine/arginine-rich splicing factor SR45a isoform X2 yields the protein MSYSRRSRYSASPSPYRRYSRSVSRSLSRSPSRDVENPGNNLYVTGLSPRITKRDLEKHFSTEGEVIDVQLVADPWTRESRGFGFITMSSLAEADRCIKYLNRSVLEGRVITVEKAKRRRGRTPTPGRYMGLRTIRGKLRRNTPSYSPCRSPSYPSYRRSRSGSRYSSERSRSRSYSPYYRGRLRSYSPYYYSRRHRSYSQSQSPYSRRDSRYDSPVDRYYRRHWHDSDSYSPPRRSRRSARSYSRSISPSPRRGYSVSLSPSPRRSYSRSPSPRVRKSSSSRSRRAMASPRRSYSRSPSPRVRKSSSSRSRRAMASPKREPSYSRSPSASPSSRSGSRSGSPSS from the exons ATGTCTTACTCTAGAAGGTCAAGGTATTCCGCTTCGCCTTCCCCATACAGGCGGTACAGCAGGTCGGTGTCTAGGTCTTTGTCGAG GAGTCCGTCGAGGGATGTGGAAAATCCTGGTAACAATTTGTATGTGACAGGGCTGTCACCTCGGATCACCAAGAGAGATCTTGAGAAGCATTTTTCTACTGAGGGAGAG GTGATTGATGTGCAACTCGTGGCTGATCCATGGACTAGAGAATCTCGTGGATTTGGTTTTATAACCATGTCCTCTCTTGCGGAGGCTGATCGTTGCATTAAGTACTTGAATCGCTCAGTTCTTGAAGGCCGAGTTATCACGGTGGAGAAG GCTAAGAGGCGAAGAGGACGAACTCCTACTCCTGGAAGATACATGGGGCTTAGAACAATTCGTGGCAAGT TGCGACGCAATACACCAAGTTATTCTCCCTGTCGGTCTCCCAGCTATCCTTCTTATCGAAGGAGCCGAAGTGGTTCACGTTATTCATCTGAGCGCAGTAGGAGTAGGTCGTATTCTCCCTACTACAGAGGCCGTCTCCGATCATATTCACCATATTATTACAGTCGCCGACATCGGTCTTACTCTCAATCTCAATCTCCTTACAGCAGGCGTGATTCGAGGTATGACTCACCTGTCGACCGGTACTATAGAAGACATTGGCATGACTCTGATTCTTATAGTCCACCTCGAAGGTCAAGGAGAAGTGCAAGGAGCTACTCACGCAGCATTTCTCCTAGTCCGAGGAGGGGCTACTCTGTTAGCCTCTCCCCTTCACCGAGGAGGAGTTACTCTAGAAGCCCGTCTCCAAGAGTGAGGAAGAGCTCAAGCAGTAGATCTCGAAGGGCTATGGCTTCACCGAGGCGGAGTTACTCTAGAAGCCCGTCTCCAAGAGTGAGGAAGAGCTCAAGCAGTAGATCTCGAAGGGCTATGGCTTCGCCAAAGCGTGAACCTAGTTACTCTAGGAGTCCCAGTGCGAGTCCTAGTTCCAGATCTGGTTCTAGGTCTGGTTCTCCTTCATCTTGA
- the LOC126687321 gene encoding serine/arginine-rich splicing factor SR45a isoform X3, translated as MSYSRRSRYSASPSPYRRYSRSVSRSLSRSRSRSPSRDVENPGNNLYVTGLSPRITKRDLEKHFSTEGEVIDVQLVADPWTRESRGFGFITMSSLAEADRCIKYLNRSVLEGRVITVEKFFWQQVSCV; from the exons ATGTCTTACTCTAGAAGGTCAAGGTATTCCGCTTCGCCTTCCCCATACAGGCGGTACAGCAGGTCGGTGTCTAGGTCTTTGTCGAGGTCAAGGTCGAG GAGTCCGTCGAGGGATGTGGAAAATCCTGGTAACAATTTGTATGTGACAGGGCTGTCACCTCGGATCACCAAGAGAGATCTTGAGAAGCATTTTTCTACTGAGGGAGAG GTGATTGATGTGCAACTCGTGGCTGATCCATGGACTAGAGAATCTCGTGGATTTGGTTTTATAACCATGTCCTCTCTTGCGGAGGCTGATCGTTGCATTAAGTACTTGAATCGCTCAGTTCTTGAAGGCCGAGTTATCACGGTGGAGAAG TTTTTCTGGCAGCAGGTCAGCTGTGTGTAG
- the LOC126686808 gene encoding putative RNA polymerase II subunit B1 CTD phosphatase RPAP2 homolog: MVKGQAVSVKDTVHKLQLCLLEGIKNEDQLFAAGSLMSRSDYEDVVSERSISNLCGYPLCNNSLPSDRPHKGRYRISLKEHRVYDLHETYMYCSSGCLVNSQAFGGSLQEERCSVLNPVKLNAIHRMFDNLSLDSELLGKNGDLGISNLKIQEKSEINVGEVSLEGESNAIEGYVPQRDRVPNPSRKNRKEGSKAICTKPVSQRDDFFSDMDFTSTIITSDEYSIAKAPSSLTSSVSGVKLQEKTAKESKKGLKDKSSSPGKQDPKTSKKLKGGRTKKVLKERHSSQDLPSSSDCTPEVEEISQALKAANLSESVLKPSLKSSAAKKSNCSVTWADEEADNAGSRNLCEVREIEKTNTYCGIPESMEIGDDDNMLRFESAETCALALSLAAEAVASGDAVANDALSEAGLIVLPPPHDFGQGVNMENTDMLEQEPASLKWPTKPGIPHSDFFDLEDSWYEAPPEGFTLSLSPFATMWMALFAWVTSSSLAYIYGRDEGSHEDYSSVNGREYPKKIVLRDGRSSEIRLTAGSCLARVFPAVVADHRLSVPVSTLEQGAGHLLDTMSFVDALPAFKMKQWQVIAFLFIEALSVCRIPSLAPYMTNRRMVLNQVLAGARISAEEYDVMKDLLMPLGRDPEARGGA; the protein is encoded by the exons ATGGTGAAGGGTCAAGCAGTTTCTGTGAAAGATACCGTTCACAAATTGCAGCTTTGTCTTCTTGAGGGCATAAAAAATGAAGACCAGCTATTTGCAGCTGGATCTTTAATGTCCCGTAGTGACTATGAAGACGTTGTTAGTGAGCGTTCTATATCTAACCTCTGTGGTTATCCACTTTGCAACAACTCTCTGCCATCAGATCGTCCTCACAAGGGTCGGTATCGCATTTCATTGAAGGAACACAGGGTTTATGATCTACATGAAACGTATATGTATTGCTCTTCTGGTTGCCTTGTTAATAGTCAAGCTTTTGGTGGGAGCTTACAAGAAGAGAGATGCTCAGTTTTAAATCCAGTCAAACTTAATGCGATTCATAGGATGTTTGATAACTTGAGTTTAGATTCTGAGCTATTAGGAAAAAATGGAGACCTAGGAATCTCTAATTTGAAGATTCAGGAGAAGTCAGAAATTAATGTTGGGGAAGTATCTTTGGAAGGTGAATCAAATGCAATTGAAGGCTATGTTCCACAGAGAGATCGTGTTCCAAATCCTTCTCGAAAAAATCGTAAAGAAg GGTCAAAAGCTATTTGTACCAAACCAGTCAGTCAAAGGGATGATTTCTTCAGTGACATGGACTTCACTAGCACTATAATAACTAGTGATGAGTATAGCATTGCAAAAGCCCCATCCAGCTTAACAAGCTCAGTCTCTGGTGTTAAATTACAAGAGAAAACTGCAAAAGAAAGTAAAAAAGGCTTAAAGGATAAATCATCTTCTCCTGGAAAGCAGGACCCTAAgacatcaaaaaaattaaaagggggAAGAACTAAAAAGGTCTTAAAAGAACGACATAGCAGTCAAGACCTACCTTCATCTTCAGATTGTACTCCTGAAGTTGAAGAAATATCTCAAGCCTTGAAAGCTGCAAATTTGAGTGAATCGGTCCTCAAACCCTCTCTTAAATCTTCTGCTGCTAAGAAATCTAATTGCTCCGTTACTTGGGCTGATGAGGAAGCTGATAATGCTGGAAGCAGAAATCTTTGCGAGGTTAGAGAAATTGAAaagacaaatacatattgtGGCATACCAGAGAGTATGGAAATAGGAGATGATGATAACATGTTGCGCTTTGAATCAGCCGAAACATGTGCCTTAGCATTGAGTCTGGCAGCTGAAGCTGTTGCATCCGGAGATGCTGTTGCAAATGACGCCC TGTCTGAAGCTGGGTTAATTGTATTACCTCCTCCACATGATTTTGGTCAAGGGGTTAACATGGAGAACACTGATATGCTTGAACAAGAACCTGCTTCTCTCAAGTGGCCAACAAAACCAGGGATTCCACATTCAGATTTCTTTGACCTTGAGGATTCATGGTATGAAGCTCCACCAGAAGGATTCACCTTATCG TTATCCCCTTTTGCAACAATGTGGATGGCACTTTTTGCATGGGTTACTTCATCTTCCTTGGCTTATATATATGGGAGAGATGAAGGTTCCCATGAAGATTATTCATCTGTTAATGGGAGGGAATACCCTAAGAAGATTGTTTTGAGAGATGGTCGTTCTTCTGAAATCAGGCTGACAGCTGGGAGTTGTCTTGCACGTGTTTTTCCTGCAGTCGTTGCTGATCACAGGCTATCAGTACCAGTATCTACACTGGAGCAAGGAGCG GGGCACTTGTTGGACACAATGTCCTTTGTTGATGCACTTCCCGCATTTAAAATGAAACAATGGCAGGTCATTGCTTTTCTCTTCATTGAGGCTCTCTCTGTATGTAGGATTCCTTCACTTGCTCCTTACATGACTAATAGAAGGATGGTGCTTAACCAG GTGTTGGCTGGTGCCCGAATAAGCGCAGAAGAGTATGACGTTATGAAGGATCTTCTGATGCCTCTTGGCCGAGACCCTGAAGCACGAGGTGGAGCATAG